In Dyadobacter sp. NIV53, a single window of DNA contains:
- the rpiB gene encoding ribose 5-phosphate isomerase B, translating into MRKIAIGSDHAGFPYKEPVINWLTTNGFEVKDFGTYSADSADYADFAHPVASGVEEGEFEKGILLCGSGQGVCITANKHQGIRAALVWDLPLASLARQHNDANVICIPVRFIELEIALASIQAFLNTEFEGGRHQTRVDKIAC; encoded by the coding sequence ATGAGAAAAATTGCTATTGGCTCTGATCATGCAGGGTTTCCTTATAAAGAACCTGTTATTAACTGGCTTACCACCAACGGTTTTGAGGTAAAAGATTTTGGTACATACAGTGCAGATTCTGCTGATTATGCAGATTTTGCTCATCCGGTAGCAAGCGGGGTTGAGGAAGGAGAATTTGAAAAAGGAATTCTTTTATGCGGGAGCGGGCAGGGCGTTTGCATTACTGCCAATAAACATCAGGGAATAAGGGCTGCATTGGTTTGGGATTTGCCATTGGCTTCACTCGCACGCCAGCACAATGATGCCAATGTGATTTGTATTCCTGTACGCTTTATTGAACTCGAAATTGCATTAGCGAGTATCCAGGCATTCTTAAATACAGAATTTGAAGGCGGTCGTCACCAGACACGTGTTGATAAAATAGCTTGTTAA
- a CDS encoding TIGR00730 family Rossman fold protein — protein MSEEIKASNSELIDVSLLNPAVPEDEKRIKEAFEDRNWSEIKSADSWVIFKVMAEFVEGFDKLAKIGPCVSLFGSARTKADNPHYKTAEEIAAKLVRHGYGVITGGGPGIMEAGNKGAREQGGKSVGLNIKLPFEQHSNIYIDPDKNINFDFFFVRKVMFVKYSQGFVVMPGGFGTLDELFEAMTLIQTKKIGRFPIVLVGSTYWSGLIDWIKGTMLSEGNINAEDLKLISIVDTPDEAVKVIDNFYSKYLLKPNF, from the coding sequence ATGAGTGAAGAAATAAAAGCAAGTAATTCAGAATTAATTGACGTATCCCTTCTTAATCCTGCGGTTCCTGAAGATGAAAAAAGAATAAAAGAAGCGTTTGAGGACAGAAACTGGAGTGAGATAAAAAGTGCCGATTCCTGGGTGATTTTCAAGGTCATGGCAGAGTTTGTTGAAGGTTTCGACAAGCTGGCTAAGATTGGCCCCTGTGTTTCGTTATTTGGTTCTGCACGAACAAAAGCAGATAACCCACATTACAAAACAGCTGAAGAAATTGCGGCCAAACTGGTTCGTCATGGATACGGAGTCATCACTGGCGGTGGTCCGGGAATTATGGAGGCCGGTAACAAGGGCGCGCGTGAACAAGGTGGTAAATCGGTTGGTTTAAACATTAAACTGCCATTTGAGCAGCACAGTAATATTTATATTGATCCGGACAAGAATATTAATTTCGACTTTTTCTTCGTCAGGAAAGTCATGTTTGTGAAATACTCCCAGGGATTTGTAGTGATGCCGGGTGGTTTTGGAACACTCGACGAACTTTTTGAGGCAATGACACTAATCCAAACCAAGAAAATCGGCCGTTTCCCAATTGTACTTGTCGGAAGCACTTACTGGTCAGGTTTGATTGACTGGATTAAAGGAACAATGCTTTCAGAAGGCAATATCAATGCGGAAGATTTAAAGCTGATCAGCATTGTGGATACACCGGATGAAGCTGTAAAGGTTATTGACAATTTTTATTCAAAATATTTATTGAAACCTAATTTTTAA
- a CDS encoding cold-shock protein, whose protein sequence is MNQGTVKFFNDSKGYGFIKDTQTGEDYFVHISGLVDEVRENDDVTFDLQEGRKGQNAVNVKLA, encoded by the coding sequence ATGAATCAAGGAACAGTTAAATTCTTCAATGACTCAAAAGGGTACGGATTTATTAAGGATACTCAAACAGGAGAAGATTATTTCGTACATATCTCAGGCCTTGTTGACGAAGTTCGTGAAAACGACGATGTTACATTTGATCTTCAGGAAGGGCGTAAAGGTCAGAATGCAGTTAATGTTAAGCTTGCCTGA
- a CDS encoding TonB-dependent receptor domain-containing protein produces the protein MTVGKLCRTAGSFSVSKGNPDLTWEKVKSSNIGADISLWNRIDLSVDVYNKTSDDLLYQKPLAATTGYSYIWMNAGSVRNRGVEFNLTTKNIVSGDFTWETNLNMSFNKNKVLSLSDGSTTFNPGNRLPIAAGHDMGEYNLPIWAGVNPENGDPQWEKLVTATDGTVTKELTNAYSSVQTTQSRQFTGKSATPKFTGGFSNTLAYKGFSLSAFFNFVYGNWVYNDSRFYFDNDGLYESYNVMVLPKGMSRWEKPGDIATHPKPIVGGNKDSNQSSSRYLEDGSFIRLRNVRLGYTIPVSIIKRIGLSRANVFVSGDNLWTGTKFTGTDPEVSFSRGDTEFTQGLSSIKYPISRKFLFGINFTL, from the coding sequence ATCACAGTCGGCAAGTTATGCAGGACTGCCGGGAGCTTCTCCGTTTCAAAAGGCAATCCTGATCTTACATGGGAAAAAGTTAAATCTTCCAACATTGGCGCCGACATCAGTTTATGGAACAGAATCGACTTAAGTGTTGATGTCTATAACAAAACTTCGGATGACCTGTTATACCAAAAACCGCTTGCTGCAACCACAGGATACAGTTATATATGGATGAATGCGGGATCGGTAAGAAACAGAGGTGTCGAATTTAATCTGACTACGAAAAACATTGTCAGTGGCGATTTCACCTGGGAAACGAATCTGAACATGTCTTTTAACAAAAATAAAGTACTGAGCCTGAGTGATGGGTCCACGACTTTCAATCCGGGAAACCGCCTGCCAATTGCAGCCGGACACGATATGGGTGAATACAACCTGCCTATCTGGGCTGGTGTAAATCCTGAAAACGGAGATCCTCAGTGGGAGAAACTGGTAACTGCTACAGACGGCACTGTTACCAAAGAGCTGACCAATGCATACAGCAGCGTCCAAACTACACAGTCGCGTCAGTTTACTGGCAAATCTGCTACTCCTAAGTTTACCGGTGGATTTTCCAATACGCTGGCTTACAAAGGATTCAGCTTGTCGGCGTTTTTCAATTTTGTTTATGGCAACTGGGTATATAACGACAGCCGTTTTTACTTCGACAACGACGGTTTATATGAAAGTTACAACGTTATGGTACTTCCAAAAGGAATGTCTCGCTGGGAAAAACCAGGAGATATTGCTACACATCCAAAACCAATTGTTGGAGGAAATAAGGATTCCAACCAATCCTCATCTCGTTACCTGGAAGACGGAAGTTTTATTCGTTTGAGAAATGTCAGATTAGGCTACACAATTCCTGTTAGCATAATAAAAAGGATTGGCCTTTCGAGAGCAAATGTATTTGTAAGTGGTGACAATCTATGGACTGGTACAAAGTTTACCGGAACTGACCCGGAAGTTTCGTTCTCACGCGGCGATACTGAATTTACCCAGGGGCTTTCGAGTATTAAGTACCCAATCAGCCGTAAGTTTTTGTTTGGCATCAATTTCACATTGTAA
- a CDS encoding glycine--tRNA ligase produces MSQAPATSLQDIIGHAKEYGFVFPSSEIYDGLQAVYDYGQNGVELKNNLKAAWWKAMTQLNDNIVGIDAAIFMHPLTWKASGHVDGFNDPMIDNKESKKRYRADQLLEGKAEQYEKDGEPEKAKALLAEMGRLLSAEDLNGVRDLIIAENIKCAVSGTANWTEVRQFNLMFSTQIGSVAEDSSMIYLRPETAQGIFVNFLNVQKSGRMKVPFGIAQIGKAFRNEIVARQFIFRMREFEQMEMQFFIRPGTEMAWYESWKETRMKFHQAIGLPAAKLKFHDHDKLAHYANAAVDIEYEFPFGFREMEGIHSRTDFDLRNHQELSKKKQQYFDSELDENGKPFGNYIPYVVETSVGADRLFLAAFCNAYTVETVGEGDTEKQRTYLKLHPALAPFKVAVLPLVKKDGLAEKAQALANSLKSSFRTTYDDGAAIGKRYTRQDLIGTPFCIAVDYQTMEDDTVTIRHRDSMEQERVHISELKEKIGYLVSIERILEAI; encoded by the coding sequence ATGAGCCAGGCACCTGCGACTTCTTTACAAGACATTATCGGGCATGCAAAAGAATACGGTTTTGTATTCCCCTCTTCCGAAATATATGATGGTTTACAAGCTGTTTATGACTACGGTCAGAATGGTGTTGAATTAAAAAATAATCTGAAAGCGGCATGGTGGAAAGCAATGACGCAACTGAATGACAATATTGTAGGGATCGACGCAGCGATATTTATGCATCCGCTTACCTGGAAAGCGTCGGGCCATGTTGATGGTTTCAACGATCCGATGATCGATAACAAAGAATCCAAAAAACGTTACCGTGCGGATCAATTGCTGGAAGGAAAAGCTGAACAATATGAAAAAGATGGCGAGCCGGAAAAAGCAAAAGCGTTACTGGCAGAAATGGGCCGTTTACTAAGTGCTGAGGATTTGAATGGTGTAAGGGATCTGATCATTGCTGAAAATATAAAATGCGCGGTATCAGGTACTGCAAACTGGACAGAAGTGCGTCAGTTTAACCTGATGTTCAGTACGCAGATAGGTTCTGTGGCGGAAGATTCCAGTATGATATACCTACGCCCGGAAACAGCACAGGGTATTTTTGTAAATTTCCTGAATGTACAGAAAAGCGGACGGATGAAAGTCCCTTTCGGTATAGCGCAAATTGGAAAAGCATTCCGTAACGAAATTGTAGCCCGGCAGTTTATTTTCCGTATGCGGGAATTTGAACAAATGGAAATGCAGTTTTTTATTCGCCCTGGTACTGAAATGGCCTGGTACGAGTCATGGAAAGAAACGCGTATGAAATTCCATCAGGCAATTGGTTTGCCAGCTGCCAAACTTAAATTTCATGATCACGATAAACTGGCGCACTATGCCAACGCAGCCGTGGATATTGAGTATGAATTTCCTTTTGGATTCCGTGAAATGGAAGGTATCCACTCGCGTACTGATTTTGACCTGCGCAACCATCAGGAGCTGTCGAAGAAAAAACAACAGTATTTTGATTCTGAACTGGACGAAAATGGTAAACCTTTTGGTAATTACATTCCATACGTAGTCGAAACTTCGGTGGGAGCAGATCGTCTTTTTCTGGCTGCATTTTGTAATGCTTATACGGTCGAAACGGTTGGTGAAGGAGATACGGAGAAACAAAGAACTTACCTGAAATTGCATCCGGCGCTGGCACCATTTAAAGTGGCTGTTCTTCCTTTGGTAAAAAAGGATGGATTAGCCGAAAAAGCACAGGCTCTTGCAAATTCTTTAAAATCCTCGTTCCGTACCACATATGACGATGGTGCGGCAATCGGAAAACGTTATACACGCCAGGATCTGATCGGAACACCTTTTTGTATTGCAGTGGATTATCAAACGATGGAAGACGATACTGTCACGATCCGCCACCGCGACTCAATGGAACAGGAAAGGGTTCATATCAGCGAGCTAAAAGAAAAAATTGGTTATCTGGTTTCAATAGAAAGAATTCTGGAAGCAATTTAA
- a CDS encoding helix-hairpin-helix domain-containing protein, translating into MKGIGTKLSLRILKFRDAIGGFHSAAQFSEIYGLDSLAMSELYRYAKVLSPVKKINVNKATVEELGSHSYLRNKKLAAVIVNYRTQHGSYASAEDLKKVRIMDDATLEKIRPYLEY; encoded by the coding sequence TTGAAAGGAATTGGTACCAAGCTTTCTTTGCGTATTCTGAAATTCAGGGATGCAATCGGAGGATTTCATTCGGCTGCCCAATTTTCAGAAATTTACGGACTCGACTCATTAGCTATGTCGGAACTTTACCGGTATGCCAAGGTTTTGAGCCCGGTTAAAAAAATCAATGTAAATAAAGCTACTGTTGAAGAGTTAGGCAGTCATTCTTATTTGAGAAATAAGAAATTAGCCGCAGTTATAGTAAATTACAGAACTCAGCACGGTTCGTATGCATCGGCAGAAGATTTGAAAAAAGTGAGGATTATGGATGATGCAACGTTAGAGAAGATCCGGCCTTATCTTGAATATTGA
- the rbfA gene encoding 30S ribosome-binding factor RbfA — METKRQQKVGRQIQKDLGEIFQKDAQHLTIGSFITITAVHVTPDLGIARAYLSFLPDKNKNFLLETIKENTRFIRQKLAERVRHQLRIIPHLQFYLDDTAEYAAKMELLFSDLVIPPAEPDEEQPEEKDEELN, encoded by the coding sequence ATGGAAACAAAAAGACAACAAAAGGTAGGGAGACAGATTCAGAAGGATCTGGGTGAAATTTTCCAAAAAGATGCCCAGCATTTAACAATAGGATCGTTTATAACCATTACCGCAGTTCACGTAACACCTGATTTGGGAATTGCACGCGCTTATCTGAGTTTTTTACCTGATAAAAATAAAAATTTCCTTCTTGAAACCATTAAGGAGAACACCCGTTTTATCCGTCAGAAACTTGCTGAAAGAGTTCGTCATCAGTTGCGGATCATTCCTCATTTACAGTTTTATCTTGATGATACAGCAGAATACGCAGCAAAAATGGAATTGCTGTTTTCTGACCTGGTCATCCCACCAGCCGAACCAGATGAAGAACAGCCTGAGGAAAAAGATGAAGAACTAAACTGA
- a CDS encoding M1 family metallopeptidase has product MSTQSADMTDKTNNWFVKHSFRIFLGIIAFFAAYSAQAGGNKVAADTLYRRNPGMITPKGPYMPERAMKNDILYTRLDVSFDWQRQQVPATAIIKFSPHFYPQNTLELDAKGFDIKDVSLLDSLSDYGQVTLTEVNKLILKKLDFVYNKRKLIVKLGRNYTRTDTVYIKIEYSAKPNDVLRDQPGDHPTDKGLYFINADGMDEGKPKQIWTQGETEGSSCWFPTIDAPNQKFTQDIYITVDSTYKTLSNGLLISQESDKGMRTDHWKQNLPHAPYLVMLAVGNFAVAKDLMPNGLEVSYYVEPKYGADAQAIFGRTPEMIAFFSNIFGVDFPWQKYAQVAVRDFVAGAMENTTATVHEEGVQNDTRSLIDGNSDAVIAHELAHQWFGDYVTCEEWGQLPLNESFANYSEYLWSEYNNGKNEADWQNMQEMRQYLAEAETKQVPMIRYFYKSREDMFDSHSYAKGGRILHMLRTYVGDDAFFASLKNYLKKHAFGTAEIDDLRISFEKVTGEDLNWFFDEWFHRPGHPQIKITQEYSQATKKILLKIKQTQDTLAATVYRLPLKVDVWVNGKKNRYDALIDKTTQTLEFPAAKKPDLVLFDAEAQLLGVVEHEKPNSEMVFQYRNADRFLAKYEALAQLEGKLADTTVKSVLIKAMTDPFWKLRQMAISNFSEYDGQGFIEIEKIIQDRARKDPNPQVRSEAIITLSTYGDNNSDSIYRQALEDSSYQVVSVAMEKYLMGQPSDANEIATRFENSPNDAIVTSVANYYAGLAQPERYDWFLEKMKPMKPTEKYNFLQVFGKYLIKSKQDVQRKSIPVLEGLARENPSYFVRFGAFQALGLLTDIQGVTALRKDIRAKETEPKLKEMYSQFGEL; this is encoded by the coding sequence ATGTCCACACAATCAGCGGATATGACCGATAAAACGAATAACTGGTTTGTGAAACACAGCTTCCGGATATTTTTAGGAATAATAGCCTTTTTTGCAGCTTATTCAGCCCAGGCTGGCGGAAACAAGGTTGCAGCGGATACACTGTACCGAAGAAACCCAGGTATGATAACCCCAAAAGGGCCGTACATGCCTGAACGTGCTATGAAAAATGACATCCTGTATACAAGGCTGGATGTTAGCTTCGACTGGCAGAGGCAACAGGTACCAGCCACTGCGATCATTAAATTCAGCCCTCATTTTTATCCGCAAAATACGCTCGAACTGGATGCAAAAGGATTTGATATAAAGGATGTTTCGTTATTGGATTCACTTTCAGATTACGGACAGGTTACCTTAACTGAGGTCAATAAACTGATCCTTAAAAAGCTTGATTTTGTGTATAATAAACGTAAACTGATCGTAAAACTGGGACGAAATTACACCAGAACAGATACAGTTTATATAAAAATAGAATACTCTGCCAAACCAAATGACGTTCTCCGTGACCAACCAGGAGACCATCCTACCGACAAAGGCCTATACTTCATTAATGCAGATGGTATGGATGAAGGCAAACCAAAACAGATCTGGACGCAAGGTGAAACGGAAGGAAGTTCCTGCTGGTTTCCTACCATTGACGCTCCGAATCAAAAATTCACCCAGGATATTTACATTACCGTTGACAGCACATATAAAACCCTGTCTAACGGCCTGTTGATCTCACAAGAGAGTGATAAAGGAATGCGGACGGATCACTGGAAACAAAATCTTCCGCATGCTCCGTATCTCGTTATGCTTGCTGTTGGAAATTTTGCTGTTGCCAAAGATTTGATGCCGAACGGACTGGAAGTAAGTTATTATGTAGAACCAAAATATGGTGCTGATGCACAGGCGATATTCGGCAGAACTCCGGAAATGATCGCTTTTTTCTCAAATATATTTGGGGTTGATTTCCCATGGCAAAAATACGCCCAGGTTGCTGTTAGGGATTTTGTAGCAGGTGCTATGGAGAATACAACGGCAACTGTGCATGAAGAAGGTGTACAGAATGATACTCGGTCTTTAATTGACGGAAACTCTGATGCTGTAATTGCCCACGAGCTCGCCCATCAATGGTTTGGTGATTATGTGACTTGTGAAGAATGGGGACAACTTCCACTTAACGAATCTTTTGCTAATTACTCCGAATATTTGTGGAGTGAATATAACAATGGAAAAAATGAGGCTGACTGGCAGAATATGCAGGAAATGAGACAATATCTTGCAGAAGCTGAAACCAAGCAGGTTCCAATGATCCGTTATTTTTACAAAAGCCGTGAAGACATGTTTGACAGTCATTCCTATGCGAAAGGCGGACGGATATTGCACATGTTACGCACTTATGTAGGTGACGATGCTTTCTTTGCTTCTTTAAAGAATTACCTTAAAAAACATGCGTTTGGAACTGCCGAAATAGATGATCTGCGCATTTCCTTTGAAAAAGTAACCGGGGAAGACTTAAACTGGTTTTTCGATGAATGGTTTCACAGGCCTGGCCATCCGCAAATAAAAATTACTCAGGAATATTCACAGGCAACTAAGAAAATCCTTTTAAAAATTAAACAGACCCAGGATACACTTGCTGCCACGGTTTACAGATTGCCTTTAAAAGTAGATGTTTGGGTGAATGGAAAGAAAAATCGTTATGATGCCCTGATTGATAAAACCACCCAGACTCTTGAATTCCCTGCCGCAAAAAAACCGGATTTAGTTCTTTTTGATGCAGAAGCGCAGCTTCTTGGCGTTGTAGAACATGAAAAGCCAAATAGCGAAATGGTATTTCAATATCGGAATGCAGATCGTTTTCTTGCTAAATATGAGGCATTGGCACAACTGGAAGGAAAGCTGGCAGATACGACCGTAAAAAGCGTATTGATAAAAGCGATGACTGATCCTTTCTGGAAATTACGGCAAATGGCGATTTCTAATTTCTCAGAATATGATGGGCAGGGTTTTATAGAAATAGAAAAAATTATCCAGGACAGGGCGCGTAAGGATCCGAATCCACAGGTTCGATCCGAAGCGATCATTACACTTTCTACCTATGGAGATAATAACAGTGACAGTATTTACCGACAGGCACTCGAAGACAGCTCTTACCAGGTTGTGTCTGTAGCCATGGAAAAATACCTGATGGGACAACCTTCTGATGCGAATGAAATAGCCACCAGATTTGAAAATTCACCGAATGATGCTATCGTTACTTCGGTTGCTAATTATTACGCAGGTTTGGCTCAGCCGGAACGTTACGACTGGTTTTTAGAAAAAATGAAGCCAATGAAACCTACTGAAAAGTATAACTTTTTGCAGGTTTTTGGAAAATACCTGATCAAATCAAAACAGGATGTACAGCGTAAAAGTATCCCCGTCCTGGAAGGTCTCGCAAGAGAAAACCCCTCCTATTTTGTAAGATTCGGTGCATTTCAGGCACTTGGCCTATTAACTGATATTCAGGGGGTAACCGCTTTACGTAAAGACATACGGGCAAAAGAAACTGAGCCAAAACTAAAAGAAATGTATAGTCAGTTTGGGGAGCTTTAA
- a CDS encoding LacI family DNA-binding transcriptional regulator — protein sequence MKILKNKTIQLIVKKKIVRIKDIAEKAQTSKGTVDRVLHNRGRVADDVRERILAIIKELNYEPNLVAQSLKSQRTFNIAALIPDPNEDSYWEAPKKGLEKAEKELRQYGINIAKFIFNPHDEQSFIAKAKEASNESQDGVLIAPIFYKEALPFFEHWRNLNIPYVLFNTQIESVVPLCYIGQDSYRSGFLAAKILSFGLPFSCTVLVAHINEDIPNSAHLITKEEGFRNYFQQDGRNAEFKIISEAINYLESGTIDIHLDKIRQGEPGLSAIYVTNSKAFEVAAYLERNNLKDIKLIGYDLLAPNLEYLNKEIINFLINQNPLGQGYWGIHQLANHLIFKKEIQPIKFLPLDIITKENLDYYLDPAG from the coding sequence ATGAAAATCCTCAAAAACAAGACGATACAATTAATTGTGAAAAAGAAAATAGTCAGAATAAAAGATATTGCAGAAAAAGCACAGACATCAAAGGGGACAGTTGACCGCGTACTGCACAATCGGGGCAGAGTGGCCGACGATGTAAGAGAACGGATTCTGGCTATTATTAAAGAATTAAATTATGAACCCAATCTTGTTGCTCAATCATTAAAATCCCAACGGACATTTAATATAGCTGCACTGATTCCTGATCCGAATGAGGATTCTTATTGGGAAGCGCCAAAAAAGGGATTGGAAAAAGCGGAAAAAGAATTAAGGCAGTATGGAATAAATATTGCGAAGTTTATCTTCAATCCTCATGATGAGCAATCCTTTATTGCAAAAGCGAAGGAAGCTTCAAATGAAAGCCAGGATGGCGTTTTAATTGCACCTATTTTTTATAAGGAGGCTTTACCATTTTTTGAGCACTGGCGAAATCTAAATATTCCATATGTACTATTTAATACGCAAATTGAAAGTGTAGTCCCACTTTGTTACATAGGTCAGGATTCTTACCGAAGTGGTTTTCTGGCTGCTAAAATCCTGAGTTTCGGATTGCCTTTTTCGTGCACAGTATTGGTTGCACACATTAATGAAGACATTCCCAATTCCGCCCACCTTATTACCAAAGAGGAAGGTTTCAGAAATTACTTCCAGCAGGACGGGCGTAATGCCGAATTCAAGATTATAAGTGAAGCGATTAATTATCTGGAGAGCGGTACCATTGATATTCATCTTGATAAAATCCGGCAAGGTGAACCTGGCCTTTCTGCAATTTATGTCACGAATTCAAAGGCTTTTGAGGTAGCGGCATATCTGGAACGAAATAACCTGAAAGATATAAAGCTGATCGGTTACGATTTGCTGGCGCCAAACCTGGAATATTTGAATAAGGAAATTATCAATTTTCTTATTAACCAGAATCCATTGGGCCAGGGTTACTGGGGCATTCACCAGCTAGCCAACCATTTAATATTCAAGAAAGAAATCCAGCCGATAAAGTTTCTTCCTCTTGATATTATAACCAAAGAGAACCTGGACTATTATCTGGATCCGGCAGGATGA
- a CDS encoding FtsX-like permease family protein: protein MDLSYRIAKRYFFSRNKRSFISLIARIAMTGVAVGTMAMVVVLSVFNGMEDLNRKIFKTFDSDVKITPFEGKRFVISDSLMKVIKSVEGVKIVTQVIEDNALARYGNQQTIIRLKGVDSTFIEKGQLDTALIEGSLRLYGTNGTPYAIIAEGVRNALSISLAEIFTPVELLYPRSGTKTLNITSSEAFNQIPIRPGGIFFIETRYDDYIIAPLAVVESLMQYQGQRSALEIQTVPGYSEKEVSNVLGDKLGKNYVVKDRDALNADLLRAIRVEKLFVAVTLSLIILVAAINIFFSLSMLAIEKKKDVSMLYALGATPALIRKIFLAEGAIVAFSGASVGLLCGITLCWLQMQYGFISMGMESSLVDAYPVKLIWSDIFFTGTIIVMITLAVSYIPARRAAETGLMARV from the coding sequence ATGGATCTTTCATACCGAATCGCTAAAAGATATTTCTTTTCACGCAACAAACGCAGTTTTATCAGTCTGATTGCACGTATTGCAATGACTGGTGTGGCGGTTGGTACGATGGCGATGGTGGTAGTACTTTCAGTATTTAACGGGATGGAGGACCTGAACCGTAAAATATTTAAAACTTTTGATTCAGATGTCAAAATCACACCTTTTGAAGGAAAAAGATTTGTGATTTCCGATTCCTTGATGAAGGTTATTAAATCGGTTGAAGGTGTTAAAATTGTAACACAGGTTATTGAAGATAATGCATTGGCGCGATATGGAAACCAACAAACTATTATTCGCCTGAAAGGCGTAGACAGTACTTTTATTGAAAAAGGACAATTAGATACAGCACTTATTGAAGGTTCTCTGAGATTGTATGGCACCAATGGAACTCCATACGCTATTATTGCTGAAGGAGTGAGAAATGCCTTATCTATTTCCCTGGCAGAAATTTTTACACCAGTTGAGTTGCTCTATCCAAGATCAGGAACCAAAACACTCAATATAACTTCGTCGGAAGCTTTTAATCAGATACCCATACGGCCGGGTGGCATTTTCTTTATCGAAACTCGTTATGACGATTATATCATCGCTCCTTTGGCGGTGGTAGAATCTCTGATGCAATATCAGGGACAACGTTCGGCTTTGGAAATACAAACAGTTCCCGGATATTCTGAAAAAGAGGTTAGTAACGTATTGGGTGACAAACTGGGAAAAAATTATGTGGTAAAAGACCGGGACGCCCTTAATGCTGATTTACTGAGAGCTATCAGAGTTGAAAAACTTTTCGTTGCGGTTACATTATCTTTAATAATTCTGGTCGCGGCGATCAATATCTTCTTTTCGCTGAGTATGCTTGCTATTGAAAAGAAAAAAGATGTTTCCATGTTATATGCATTGGGTGCAACACCAGCACTGATAAGAAAAATTTTCCTGGCCGAAGGAGCCATTGTGGCTTTCAGCGGAGCCTCGGTAGGTTTACTGTGTGGCATAACTCTTTGTTGGCTGCAAATGCAATACGGATTTATCTCAATGGGAATGGAAAGTTCACTGGTTGACGCCTATCCCGTTAAATTAATTTGGAGCGATATATTTTTTACAGGAACAATCATCGTTATGATAACCCTTGCAGTATCTTATATTCCTGCAAGAAGAGCAGCAGAAACCGGCCTGATGGCCCGGGTTTAA
- a CDS encoding type II toxin-antitoxin system VapB family antitoxin has protein sequence MKVQVEIDQKKIEKIRRFNKNLRTKREIVDLALTELINSINRQKSMELSGIVEWEGDLNEMRTNTLR, from the coding sequence ATGAAAGTTCAAGTAGAAATTGATCAGAAAAAGATTGAAAAAATCAGACGTTTCAATAAAAATCTTCGCACTAAAAGAGAAATTGTTGATTTGGCATTGACTGAATTGATAAATTCAATAAATCGTCAAAAATCAATGGAATTAAGCGGAATAGTTGAATGGGAAGGTGATTTGAACGAAATGAGAACAAATACGTTGCGGTGA